CTGACCATTGATGAACAGTACCGCAATATGGCAGAGATCATAAAAGATGGAAACATGCATCTGATCGAAAATGCGAAAAAAGCCTGCCTTGCAGCAGATGTCACACCTCTGATCCTTCCGATCCGCGGCGGTACAGATGGCGCTCGCTTAAGCTTTATGGGGCTGCCTTGTCCAAACCTTGGAACCGGTGGACATGGATATCACGGACCATTTGAGCACATTACCGCTGAGGGCATGGATAAATCCGTAGAGGTGATGATCGAACTGGTCAAACTGTATGCGGAAATGAAATGATAAAAAAGAATATCCAGACAAAAGGCACAGACGGGATGTTTCCCGCTGTGCCACTTTTTATCCGCAATCTTTTTCTTACAATCTCTCACCGTTTTCATGCATAAATTTGTATTCTGCAACAGAACGGTCAAATGTCTTAATGTGGTTGTACAGCCATTCCACCACATTTTTATTCACTGCTTCTACAAATGCAGCAGACGGCCCTTCTTCCTCTTCCAGCATATTGTAGAGATCTCTTACGACCTGTCTTAATTTTTCATGCTCTTCTTTGTGCTTTTCCACACCCGGATATGTAATCTCTTCCTGCAGTTTTTCTTCTTCTCCAAAATGGAATTCTGTGTAATCTGCGAGATAATCCAGTGTTTTTACAGACACCACCTTATCTTTACTTGTCTCACAGCTGTCCAGTAATTTGTTAATCTTATCAATCAGTTCCTTGTGCTGGGAATCAATCATTTCGTTTCCTGTTACCAGACTTTCATCAAATTCTGCTCTCATTGTGCTACCTCCTAAACTTCACCTTGTTTAAATTTTATGATCATTTCATTGGTTAAACTGTCTCTGGACGGCTCTACCGGAATCTC
This window of the Mediterraneibacter gnavus ATCC 29149 genome carries:
- a CDS encoding bacteriohemerythrin; translated protein: MRAEFDESLVTGNEMIDSQHKELIDKINKLLDSCETSKDKVVSVKTLDYLADYTEFHFGEEEKLQEEITYPGVEKHKEEHEKLRQVVRDLYNMLEEEEGPSAAFVEAVNKNVVEWLYNHIKTFDRSVAEYKFMHENGERL